From a region of the Burkholderia lata genome:
- a CDS encoding metallophosphoesterase family protein — translation MSSSTPTNPSRRKALQCMAFGGLGTLFTLSGGILTPFDLALAQTGDALPANAGRPLFVQISDTHIGFNKEANPDVSATLKQTIDLVNGMPAMPALAIHTGDITHLSKPEEFDHASQLLSALRVPELHTVPGEHDVTDGSGAEYFGRFGKASDNRGYYSFDHAGVHFIGLVNVMHFKPNGLGSFGDDQLAWLAQDLKGRSSSTPIVVFSHMPMWTIYEPWGWGTGDAPQTMALLRRFGSVTVLNGHIHQIVSKVEGNVTFHTARSTAFPQPTAGNGPGPVPLTVPRDRLPSMLGVTTVDFAGHPVASSLHDTTLA, via the coding sequence ATGTCTTCATCGACCCCCACCAACCCGTCGCGCCGCAAGGCCCTGCAGTGCATGGCCTTCGGCGGCCTCGGCACGCTGTTCACGCTGTCGGGCGGCATCCTGACGCCGTTCGACCTCGCGCTTGCGCAGACCGGCGACGCACTCCCGGCCAACGCGGGCCGCCCGCTGTTCGTGCAGATCAGCGACACGCATATCGGCTTCAACAAGGAGGCGAACCCCGACGTATCGGCCACGCTGAAGCAGACGATCGACCTCGTCAACGGCATGCCGGCGATGCCCGCGCTGGCCATCCATACCGGCGACATCACGCACCTGTCCAAGCCCGAGGAGTTCGATCACGCGTCGCAGTTGCTCTCCGCGCTGCGCGTGCCGGAACTGCATACGGTGCCCGGCGAGCACGACGTTACTGACGGTTCGGGCGCCGAATATTTCGGCCGGTTCGGCAAGGCGTCGGACAACCGCGGCTATTACAGCTTCGATCACGCGGGCGTGCACTTCATCGGCCTCGTCAACGTGATGCACTTCAAGCCGAACGGGCTCGGCAGCTTCGGCGACGACCAGCTCGCGTGGCTCGCGCAGGATCTCAAGGGCCGCTCGTCGAGCACGCCGATCGTCGTGTTCTCGCACATGCCGATGTGGACCATCTACGAGCCGTGGGGCTGGGGCACCGGCGACGCGCCGCAGACGATGGCGCTGCTGCGCCGCTTCGGCTCGGTCACCGTGTTGAACGGGCACATCCACCAGATCGTGTCGAAGGTCGAGGGCAACGTGACCTTCCACACCGCGCGCTCCACCGCGTTCCCGCAGCCGACGGCCGGCAACGGCCCGGGCCCCGTGCCGCTCACCGTGCCGCGCGACCGGCTGCCGTCGATGCTCGGCGTGACGACCGTCGACTTCGCGGGCCATCCGGTTGCATCGTCGCTGCACGATACAACGCTGGCCTGA
- a CDS encoding inorganic phosphate transporter translates to MPNLAATETSGAVSNRTRTISLALFFLIIACGIVYVGIHLSADLSPVKESSVLPFLLLIVALLIALGFEFVNGFHDTANAVATVIYTHSLDPHLAVVWSGLWNLAGVLVSSGAVAFGILQLLPVELILQVGSGSGFAMVFALLIAAVTWNLATWYFGLPSSSSHTLVGSIIGVGLMNQIVSGPSGTSGVDWNQALGVGKALLFSPLIGFVLSALVLLLLKALVRVPALYQEPKGNKPPPFWIRLLLILTCTGVSFAHGSNDGQKGMGLIMLILIGVMPTAYALNKAVTPDQTSTFVAVARHASTTLVKYADPAAQSADPRADVEAYVRTHKLTPATVPALGKLTDTIADQVAQAGGISSVPQNLVDNVRNNMYVASEAIRLMEKAKAPAFSVEDASALEAFKKQMDRATKFIPTWVKVAVAIALGLGTMVGWKRIVVTVGEKIGKSHLTYGQGASAEAVAMLTIGMADAYGLPVSTTHVLASGVAGTMTASGAGLRWDTVRNLVLAWVLTLPASIALSAGLYWVLHGLF, encoded by the coding sequence ATGCCGAATCTCGCGGCAACGGAAACCAGCGGTGCGGTCAGCAACCGCACGCGCACCATCAGCCTCGCGCTGTTTTTTCTGATTATTGCCTGCGGCATCGTCTATGTCGGCATTCATCTCAGTGCCGATCTCAGTCCCGTCAAGGAAAGCTCGGTCCTCCCGTTCCTGCTGCTGATCGTCGCGCTGCTGATCGCACTCGGCTTCGAGTTCGTCAACGGCTTTCATGACACCGCGAACGCGGTCGCGACCGTCATCTATACGCATTCGCTCGACCCGCATCTGGCCGTCGTCTGGTCGGGCCTCTGGAACCTGGCCGGCGTGCTCGTGTCGAGCGGCGCCGTCGCGTTCGGCATCCTGCAGTTGCTGCCGGTCGAGCTGATCCTGCAGGTGGGCAGCGGCTCGGGCTTCGCGATGGTGTTCGCGCTGCTGATCGCAGCCGTCACATGGAACCTCGCGACCTGGTATTTCGGGCTGCCGTCGTCGAGTTCGCACACGCTCGTCGGCTCGATCATCGGCGTCGGCCTGATGAACCAGATCGTCAGCGGCCCGTCGGGCACGAGCGGTGTCGACTGGAACCAGGCGCTCGGCGTCGGCAAGGCGCTGCTGTTCTCGCCGCTGATCGGTTTCGTGCTGTCCGCGCTCGTGCTGCTGCTCCTGAAGGCGCTCGTGCGCGTGCCGGCGCTGTACCAGGAGCCGAAGGGCAACAAGCCGCCGCCGTTCTGGATCCGCCTGCTGCTGATCCTCACCTGCACGGGCGTGTCGTTCGCGCACGGCTCGAACGACGGGCAGAAGGGCATGGGGCTGATCATGCTGATCCTGATCGGCGTGATGCCGACCGCGTATGCGCTGAACAAGGCCGTGACGCCGGACCAGACGAGCACGTTCGTCGCGGTGGCGCGTCACGCGTCGACGACGCTCGTCAAGTACGCGGACCCGGCCGCACAGTCGGCCGACCCGCGCGCCGATGTCGAGGCGTACGTGCGCACGCACAAGCTGACGCCCGCGACGGTCCCGGCATTGGGCAAGCTCACCGACACGATCGCCGACCAGGTCGCGCAGGCCGGCGGCATCTCGAGCGTGCCGCAGAACCTCGTCGACAACGTGCGCAACAACATGTACGTCGCGTCCGAGGCGATCCGGCTGATGGAGAAGGCGAAGGCGCCGGCGTTCTCGGTCGAGGACGCGAGCGCGCTCGAAGCGTTCAAGAAGCAGATGGACCGCGCGACGAAATTCATCCCGACCTGGGTGAAGGTCGCCGTCGCGATCGCGCTCGGCCTCGGCACGATGGTCGGCTGGAAGCGGATCGTCGTGACGGTCGGCGAGAAGATCGGCAAGTCGCATCTCACCTACGGGCAGGGCGCATCGGCCGAAGCCGTCGCGATGCTGACGATCGGGATGGCCGACGCATACGGGCTGCCGGTGTCGACAACGCACGTGCTCGCGTCGGGCGTGGCCGGCACGATGACGGCCAGCGGCGCGGGCCTGCGCTGGGATACGGTGCGCAACCTCGTGCTCGCGTGGGTGCTCACGCTGCCCGCATCGATCGCGCTGTCGGCCGGCCTGTACTGGGTACTGCACGGACTGTTCTGA
- a CDS encoding ABC transporter permease, whose amino-acid sequence MDISFDPNRTANASAWRVLPNRWDAVAFPLIICLLAMAIVGFHQTMAPIGVLQTQKISLDPSNLPEYALRTTLRMLAAMVASLVFTLVYGTLAAKSRRAGMVLIPILDILQSVPVLGYISFTVTFFLALFPGRVLGAELAAIFAIFTSQAWNMTFSFYQSLRTVPRDLSEVSRGFHLTPWQRFWKLEVPFSMPGLIWNMMMSMSGGWFFVVASEAITVGNQTITLPGIGAYLAQAISDKNLGAVGWVIVAMSVVILAYDQFLFRPLVAWADKFRMENTASGDAPQSWLLDMMRRTHLIHQLLVPAGWLLSQAARIPLRFPSMKGTRARGASSRSSSRIGDIVWGTFVILLTVYVVWRVVTFVATGVTMGEVGHVLVLGLITLLRVLVLIAIASVIWVPLGVLIGLRPALAEKIQPLAQFLAAFPANLLFPVFVIVIVHFHLNADIWLSPLIVLGTQWYILFNVIAGAMSYPNDYKEATKNFRIRGWQWWRQAILPGIFPYYVTGAITASGGAWNASIVSEFVQWGDTKVVAHGLGAYIAQTTAAGDFPKIILGIAVMSLFVTLFNRVLWRPMYAYAESRLRLD is encoded by the coding sequence ATGGATATCAGTTTCGATCCGAACCGCACCGCGAACGCTTCGGCGTGGCGCGTGCTGCCCAACCGCTGGGATGCCGTCGCGTTTCCGCTGATCATCTGCCTGCTCGCGATGGCGATCGTCGGCTTCCACCAGACGATGGCGCCGATCGGCGTGCTGCAGACGCAGAAGATCTCGCTCGATCCGTCGAACCTGCCCGAATATGCGTTGCGCACCACGCTGCGGATGCTCGCCGCGATGGTCGCTTCGCTCGTGTTCACGCTCGTCTACGGCACGCTCGCCGCAAAAAGCCGCCGCGCCGGCATGGTGCTGATTCCGATCCTCGACATCCTGCAGTCGGTGCCGGTGCTCGGCTACATCTCGTTTACCGTCACGTTCTTCCTTGCGCTGTTTCCGGGCCGCGTGCTCGGTGCGGAGCTGGCCGCGATCTTCGCGATCTTCACCAGCCAGGCATGGAACATGACGTTCAGCTTCTACCAGTCGTTGCGCACGGTGCCGCGCGACCTGAGCGAAGTCTCGCGCGGCTTTCACCTGACGCCGTGGCAACGCTTCTGGAAGCTCGAGGTGCCGTTCTCGATGCCGGGCCTGATCTGGAACATGATGATGTCGATGTCGGGCGGCTGGTTCTTCGTCGTCGCATCGGAAGCGATCACGGTCGGCAACCAGACCATCACGCTGCCGGGCATCGGCGCGTATCTCGCGCAGGCGATCTCCGACAAGAACCTCGGCGCGGTCGGCTGGGTGATCGTCGCGATGTCGGTCGTGATTCTCGCCTATGACCAGTTCCTGTTCCGCCCGCTCGTCGCATGGGCCGACAAGTTCCGGATGGAGAACACCGCGTCGGGCGATGCGCCGCAATCCTGGCTGCTCGACATGATGCGCCGCACGCACCTGATCCATCAGTTGCTCGTGCCGGCCGGCTGGCTGCTGTCGCAGGCCGCGCGGATTCCGCTGCGCTTTCCGTCGATGAAGGGCACGCGTGCGCGTGGCGCGTCGTCGCGCAGTTCGTCGCGCATCGGCGACATCGTGTGGGGCACCTTCGTGATCCTGCTGACTGTGTACGTCGTGTGGCGCGTCGTCACGTTTGTCGCGACCGGCGTGACGATGGGCGAAGTCGGGCACGTGCTCGTGCTCGGGCTCATCACGTTGCTGCGCGTGCTGGTGCTGATCGCGATCGCGTCGGTGATCTGGGTGCCGCTCGGTGTGCTGATCGGGTTGCGCCCGGCGCTGGCCGAGAAGATCCAGCCGCTCGCGCAGTTCCTCGCCGCGTTCCCGGCGAACCTGCTGTTCCCGGTGTTCGTGATCGTGATCGTCCACTTCCACCTGAATGCGGACATCTGGCTGTCGCCGCTGATCGTGCTCGGCACGCAGTGGTACATCCTGTTCAACGTGATCGCCGGTGCAATGTCCTATCCGAACGACTACAAGGAAGCGACGAAGAATTTCCGCATCCGCGGCTGGCAGTGGTGGCGTCAGGCGATCCTGCCCGGCATCTTCCCGTACTACGTGACGGGTGCGATCACCGCATCGGGCGGCGCGTGGAACGCGAGCATCGTGTCCGAGTTCGTGCAGTGGGGCGACACGAAGGTCGTTGCTCACGGCCTTGGCGCGTACATCGCGCAGACCACCGCCGCCGGCGATTTCCCGAAGATCATCCTGGGCATCGCCGTGATGTCCCTGTTCGTTACCCTGTTCAACCGTGTGCTGTGGCGTCCGATGTACGCCTATGCGGAATCCCGGCTCCGTCTCGATTGA
- a CDS encoding ABC transporter ATP-binding protein, producing the protein MQNSNVINAPVKTNQPLQPPRLGDEILRVEHVNRGFSKSQGELLVLDDANLSLREGEIVGLLGRSGSGKSTLLRIIAGLIEPTGGEVTYLGQPLRGPAEGVAMVFQTFALFPWLTVLQNVEAGLEALGVGARERRERALAAIDLIGLDGFENAYPRELSGGMRQRVGFARALVVDPTILLMDEPFSALDVLTAETLRTDLLDLWTQGRMPIKSVLIVTHNIEEAVFMCDRILVLSSNPGRVIAEIKVPFKHPRNRLDTDFRKLVDDIYAKMTARQTNEATKKGLELGSWMPRVSTNLMAGLIETLAMAPYHGRADMPEIARTLHLEVDELFPIAEVLQYLGFADVREGDVFLTPPARVFAEFGTQERKLMFADHLLKHVPLAARIRKVLNERPGHRAPRVRFEQELEDFLSDEAAEETLDAVIDWGRYGEVFSYNDKTEVFSLEDVES; encoded by the coding sequence ATGCAAAATTCGAACGTTATCAACGCCCCCGTCAAGACGAACCAGCCGCTGCAGCCGCCGCGCCTCGGCGATGAAATCCTGCGCGTGGAGCACGTGAACCGCGGCTTCAGCAAGTCGCAGGGCGAACTGCTCGTGCTCGACGATGCGAACCTGTCGCTGCGCGAAGGCGAGATCGTCGGGCTGCTTGGCCGCTCCGGCTCGGGCAAGTCGACACTGCTGCGCATCATCGCCGGGCTGATCGAGCCGACCGGCGGCGAAGTGACCTATCTCGGTCAGCCGCTGCGCGGCCCGGCCGAAGGCGTCGCGATGGTGTTCCAGACCTTCGCGCTGTTCCCGTGGCTCACCGTGCTGCAGAACGTGGAAGCGGGCCTTGAAGCGCTCGGCGTCGGCGCGCGCGAGCGGCGCGAGCGTGCGCTCGCCGCGATCGACCTGATCGGTCTCGACGGCTTCGAGAACGCGTACCCGCGCGAGCTGTCGGGCGGCATGCGCCAGCGCGTGGGCTTTGCGCGCGCGCTCGTCGTCGATCCGACGATCCTGCTGATGGACGAGCCGTTCTCCGCGCTCGACGTGCTGACGGCCGAGACGCTGCGTACCGACCTGCTCGATCTGTGGACGCAAGGCCGGATGCCGATCAAGTCGGTGCTGATCGTCACGCACAACATCGAGGAAGCGGTGTTCATGTGCGACCGGATCCTCGTGTTGTCGTCGAACCCGGGCCGCGTGATCGCCGAGATCAAGGTGCCGTTCAAGCATCCGCGCAACCGGCTCGATACCGATTTCCGCAAGCTCGTCGACGACATCTACGCGAAGATGACCGCCCGCCAGACCAACGAGGCGACGAAGAAGGGGCTGGAGCTCGGCAGCTGGATGCCGCGCGTGTCGACCAACCTGATGGCCGGCCTGATCGAGACACTCGCGATGGCGCCGTACCACGGCCGCGCGGACATGCCGGAAATCGCGCGTACGCTGCACCTCGAGGTCGACGAACTGTTCCCGATCGCCGAAGTGCTGCAGTACCTCGGCTTCGCGGACGTGCGGGAAGGGGACGTGTTCCTGACGCCGCCCGCACGCGTGTTCGCGGAATTCGGCACGCAGGAACGCAAGCTGATGTTCGCGGATCACCTGCTGAAGCACGTGCCGCTGGCTGCACGGATCAGGAAGGTACTGAACGAGCGCCCGGGCCATCGTGCGCCGCGCGTGCGCTTCGAGCAGGAGCTGGAGGATTTCCTGTCCGACGAAGCGGCCGAGGAAACGCTCGACGCGGTGATCGACTGGGGCCGTTACGGCGAAGTGTTCTCGTATAACGACAAGACCGAGGTGTTCAGCCTCGAGGATGTCGAGAGCTGA
- a CDS encoding ImpA family type VI secretion system protein, producing the protein MSKKSSPASNKPVRSPVADTPHDDWLAPLNGTEPCGPDLEYDHDFVVLFAGSAPRPDVQYGTFVGSPEPLNWSETERDCRRLMTRTKDIRVAVLHTRCRTRLGGVAGLWEGMRLLAAWLQAFPEQVHPQADADNDRHAALEMRMNALQALSDPEGLLADVREIVLMRSTATRLQVRDVERAFAHPRPVDALAPDSVILQLQNLREQQPSTMKAFDDAISSLSAIDSWCSTHLETYLPDFSPLIRLLKLFQASDSLDETRPDTLPAAKYEDRDTDAPSVLAEAVPSPVLPDSESAVSPDSPSIVARPDHVPMDRQAALTLIYTARRWFETNEPSSPIPVLLRRAEQFVGKRYVDVVRAIPAELLTQWEEADGA; encoded by the coding sequence ATGAGCAAAAAATCATCTCCCGCCTCAAACAAGCCTGTCCGTTCACCCGTCGCAGATACGCCGCATGACGACTGGCTGGCGCCGTTGAACGGTACCGAGCCGTGCGGCCCGGATCTCGAATACGACCACGATTTCGTGGTGCTATTTGCCGGCAGCGCGCCTAGACCGGATGTGCAATACGGCACATTCGTCGGTTCGCCCGAACCGCTCAACTGGAGCGAAACCGAGCGGGACTGCCGGCGGTTGATGACGCGCACGAAGGACATACGCGTTGCCGTGCTGCATACGCGCTGTCGCACGCGCCTGGGCGGCGTGGCAGGCCTATGGGAAGGAATGCGGTTACTGGCGGCGTGGTTGCAGGCATTTCCGGAGCAGGTCCATCCGCAGGCCGATGCCGACAACGATCGCCATGCAGCGCTCGAAATGCGAATGAACGCGCTGCAAGCGCTGTCGGATCCGGAAGGGTTGCTGGCCGATGTGCGAGAGATCGTACTGATGCGATCGACTGCCACCCGGTTGCAGGTTCGTGACGTCGAGCGCGCGTTCGCGCATCCGCGTCCGGTCGATGCGCTCGCGCCCGATTCGGTCATCCTGCAATTGCAGAACCTGCGGGAACAGCAGCCGTCAACGATGAAGGCCTTCGACGACGCGATCTCGAGTCTCTCCGCTATCGATTCGTGGTGCTCGACGCACCTCGAGACGTACCTGCCGGATTTTTCCCCGTTGATCCGCCTGCTCAAGCTATTTCAAGCAAGCGATTCGCTGGACGAAACCAGGCCTGACACTTTGCCCGCAGCCAAATACGAAGATCGCGACACGGATGCGCCGTCAGTGCTCGCCGAAGCAGTGCCCTCGCCAGTACTTCCGGATAGCGAATCTGCTGTTTCGCCGGACTCGCCTTCCATTGTTGCGCGCCCCGACCATGTACCGATGGACCGGCAAGCAGCGCTTACACTGATCTACACGGCACGCCGGTGGTTCGAAACCAACGAACCAAGTAGCCCGATCCCGGTGCTGCTCAGGCGCGCGGAGCAATTCGTCGGAAAGCGCTATGTTGATGTCGTCAGGGCCATTCCGGCGGAGCTTCTCACGCAGTGGGAAGAAGCAGACGGCGCATGA
- the tssG gene encoding type VI secretion system baseplate subunit TssG, whose protein sequence is MKRATLPTLSPELIEALQAEPWRFGFLSLLRRIGANPAVDPIGTARRPRAEPFRLGQQPSLAFPPREIASAHETAGRLKVRLFGLGMLGPNGPLPIHVTEIAKDRESSRRDTTTVDFFDIFHHRFFTLFYRAWASAQAAAGLDRKHDEQFSFYIASLVGQAVGEIDRRPLPSHARLAASSHLVRESRNPDGLRTTLEHYFGVPVTLEENVFHWIEIDPADCGRIGYPGAAATMGRGAVLGRVAPDRQHRFRIVIGPVDLDAYLRFTPQGEDLPRLVEWVRAFVGHELEWELELRIKPESAPPAVMGGRQRMGWSGWLGRPAADKPITGMRFEPERHARHFNRRAPVSDHRQ, encoded by the coding sequence ATGAAGCGCGCCACACTACCCACGTTGTCGCCCGAATTGATCGAAGCCCTGCAGGCCGAACCCTGGCGCTTCGGATTCCTGTCGTTGTTACGGCGGATCGGCGCGAACCCGGCGGTCGACCCGATCGGCACCGCACGCCGGCCACGGGCCGAACCGTTCAGACTAGGCCAACAGCCGAGCCTGGCCTTCCCGCCGCGGGAAATCGCGAGCGCACACGAGACGGCCGGGCGACTCAAGGTGCGGCTGTTCGGCCTCGGCATGCTGGGGCCCAACGGTCCATTGCCGATCCACGTTACCGAGATCGCGAAGGACCGGGAAAGCAGCCGCCGCGACACGACCACCGTCGACTTCTTCGACATCTTCCATCACCGGTTCTTCACCCTGTTCTATCGGGCGTGGGCTTCGGCGCAAGCCGCTGCGGGCCTCGACCGAAAACACGACGAGCAATTCTCGTTCTATATCGCAAGCCTCGTCGGGCAAGCGGTCGGCGAAATCGACCGGCGCCCTCTTCCGTCGCATGCGCGCCTTGCCGCTTCGTCCCATCTCGTCCGCGAGTCGCGTAATCCGGACGGGCTTCGCACCACGCTCGAACACTACTTCGGCGTTCCAGTCACCCTCGAGGAAAACGTCTTTCACTGGATCGAAATCGATCCGGCCGACTGCGGGCGCATCGGATACCCGGGCGCTGCGGCCACGATGGGCCGGGGCGCCGTGCTCGGGCGTGTCGCACCGGATCGTCAGCACCGGTTCCGCATCGTAATCGGCCCCGTCGATCTGGATGCATACCTGCGCTTCACGCCGCAAGGCGAAGATCTGCCGCGACTCGTCGAGTGGGTTCGGGCATTCGTCGGCCACGAGCTCGAGTGGGAACTGGAACTTCGCATCAAGCCCGAGAGCGCGCCGCCGGCCGTCATGGGTGGCCGGCAACGCATGGGCTGGTCCGGCTGGCTGGGCCGCCCCGCCGCCGACAAGCCGATCACCGGCATGCGCTTCGAGCCGGAACGCCATGCACGCCATTTCAATCGTCGCGCCCCTGTCTCCGACCATCGACAATGA
- the tssF gene encoding type VI secretion system baseplate subunit TssF, producing the protein MDPRLLDYYNQELIYMRELAAEFAHAHPKIARRLGMQTGEVADPYVERLIESFSFMAARMQIKLDAEFPRFTERLLEVTYPNYVAPTPSISIARLYPGQAEGNLVNGYRLARGTSFTAKIPDGERTACQFTNGQDITLWPLTITEARLTGIPPDIPALERYSPPDKQVRGALRIRLATTGNMRIADLKGLERLPVYLAGDEQVASHLFELLHAGGIASVIGAPGEFGTPGRSLAAVMETAIEHEGLGVDQSLLPLNWAKFHGHNLLHEYFACPARFWFFALNGLAEGFSRVNGREVEIVVLLDRAPGPLANLVDASRFALFCTPVINLFRKHTDRVEISPRDTEFHLVPARLTPLDYEVFSVRTVYGQVAATSSELEFRPLYQTLNNDEGNHGRYFSVRRERRLLSDSARRYGTRTPYVGTEVFLSLVDQAEAPYGENIRFLSVEALLTNRDLATLVPRNGVHDLETAQSAPVDSIGLIRPPSAPLPPYAEREMAWRLIRQLNFNYLPLEALDHREGGQGLRDLLRLYLVDGDSGQGRQVESLVGAKTRPVTRKLPGTGPMTFGRGIECALTVDETGFSGVSPYLFGVILEHWLARHVSINSFTQTELHSMQRGRIARWPARTGTRGAL; encoded by the coding sequence ATGGACCCGCGACTGCTCGACTACTACAACCAGGAACTCATTTACATGCGCGAGCTCGCCGCCGAGTTCGCGCATGCCCATCCGAAAATCGCACGACGACTCGGCATGCAGACCGGCGAAGTGGCGGACCCTTATGTCGAGCGTCTCATCGAATCGTTCAGCTTCATGGCTGCGCGCATGCAGATCAAGCTCGACGCTGAGTTTCCGCGCTTCACGGAACGGCTACTCGAGGTCACCTATCCGAACTACGTCGCGCCGACCCCGTCGATCTCGATCGCTCGCCTGTATCCCGGACAGGCAGAAGGCAACCTCGTCAATGGCTATCGCCTTGCTCGCGGGACCTCGTTCACCGCGAAGATTCCCGATGGAGAGCGCACGGCATGCCAGTTCACGAACGGGCAGGACATCACGCTGTGGCCGCTCACGATCACCGAGGCACGGCTGACAGGCATTCCACCCGACATCCCGGCGCTGGAGCGCTATAGTCCGCCCGACAAGCAAGTGCGCGGCGCGCTGCGGATCAGGCTCGCGACCACGGGGAACATGCGGATCGCCGACCTGAAAGGACTCGAGCGGCTTCCGGTGTATCTGGCAGGCGACGAACAGGTCGCATCGCACCTGTTCGAGTTGCTGCATGCGGGCGGAATTGCCTCCGTGATCGGTGCACCTGGAGAATTCGGCACACCTGGTCGCTCGCTCGCGGCCGTCATGGAAACCGCGATCGAACACGAAGGACTGGGTGTCGATCAAAGCCTGTTGCCGCTCAACTGGGCCAAGTTCCACGGGCACAACCTGCTGCATGAATACTTCGCGTGCCCCGCGCGGTTCTGGTTTTTTGCGTTGAACGGCCTTGCCGAGGGCTTTTCGCGGGTCAATGGCAGAGAGGTCGAGATCGTCGTGCTGCTCGACCGGGCGCCCGGGCCACTCGCCAATCTCGTCGATGCATCACGCTTCGCACTCTTCTGCACGCCCGTCATCAATCTGTTCCGCAAACATACCGACCGGGTCGAGATCTCGCCGCGCGACACCGAATTCCATCTGGTGCCGGCGAGACTCACGCCACTCGACTACGAGGTGTTCTCGGTCCGCACCGTCTATGGGCAGGTGGCCGCGACGTCTTCCGAACTCGAGTTCCGGCCGCTCTATCAGACGCTGAACAACGACGAAGGCAATCACGGTCGTTACTTTTCGGTGCGGCGCGAGCGTCGCCTGCTGTCCGATTCGGCACGCCGCTACGGTACGCGCACGCCTTACGTCGGTACGGAGGTATTTCTCTCGCTCGTCGACCAGGCAGAGGCGCCGTACGGCGAAAACATTCGCTTCCTGTCGGTCGAGGCACTGTTGACGAACCGGGATCTCGCCACACTCGTGCCGCGCAACGGCGTGCACGACCTGGAAACCGCACAGTCCGCGCCGGTCGACAGCATCGGCCTCATTCGCCCGCCGAGCGCACCGTTGCCGCCTTATGCCGAGCGGGAAATGGCGTGGCGCCTGATCCGCCAGCTGAACTTCAACTATCTGCCGCTCGAAGCACTCGATCATCGGGAAGGCGGTCAAGGCCTGCGCGACCTGCTGCGTCTGTACCTCGTGGATGGCGACTCAGGGCAAGGCCGTCAGGTCGAGAGCCTCGTGGGTGCGAAAACGCGCCCCGTCACGCGCAAGCTGCCGGGAACCGGCCCGATGACCTTCGGCCGCGGCATCGAATGTGCGCTGACGGTCGACGAGACAGGCTTCTCGGGCGTAAGTCCCTATCTCTTCGGGGTGATCCTCGAGCATTGGCTCGCGCGGCACGTCTCGATCAACAGCTTCACGCAGACGGAGTTGCACTCGATGCAACGCGGCCGGATCGCGCGATGGCCGGCGCGCACGGGCACGCGCGGAGCGCTGTAA
- the tssE gene encoding type VI secretion system baseplate subunit TssE — MTEHRKRQPGADTPTARTPRRASSYLMPTLLDRLRDDAPHRQTEAPEEYTVTRKQMRDIVQRDLAYLLNTTSIEDRIDRGRHPQAAASTVNFGVPPLAGTFIASRQWNDVEKMISRAIGDFEPRLIPDSLLISPRTTADADADSAGEHHNVLAFEVRGLIHMDPYPLEFMVQSSLDLETSEIRITGMRAG; from the coding sequence ATGACTGAGCACCGGAAGCGCCAGCCGGGTGCCGACACCCCGACCGCACGTACGCCGCGACGGGCCAGTTCGTATCTGATGCCGACGCTGCTCGATCGCCTGCGCGACGACGCACCGCATCGGCAGACCGAAGCCCCGGAGGAATACACCGTCACGCGCAAGCAGATGCGCGACATAGTGCAGCGCGATCTCGCCTATCTGCTCAACACGACGAGTATCGAAGACCGGATCGATCGCGGCCGCCATCCGCAAGCAGCGGCATCGACAGTGAATTTCGGCGTCCCGCCGCTTGCCGGCACGTTTATCGCATCACGCCAGTGGAACGATGTCGAAAAGATGATCAGCCGGGCCATCGGCGATTTCGAACCGCGCCTGATCCCGGATTCGCTGCTGATATCACCCCGCACCACCGCCGATGCCGATGCCGATTCCGCGGGTGAACATCACAACGTGCTCGCCTTCGAAGTCCGCGGCCTGATTCACATGGATCCGTATCCGCTCGAATTCATGGTGCAAAGCTCGCTGGATCTCGAAACAAGCGAAATCCGCATCACGGGCATGCGCGCCGGCTGA